In Pseudobdellovibrionaceae bacterium, the following proteins share a genomic window:
- the tmk gene encoding dTMP kinase, translating to MFLVFEGLDGSGKSTLMKNFKLWLEDHRGDTVYMTREPGGTPLGEEIRKVLLEIKGDTDYKISPRAELLLYEASRAQHVEQVIRPRVNRGEVVLCDRFTASSLAFQAGGRELLDEQVVWLNEFAISDCAPDLQILVDLDFAGCQERKRNLNEPLDRMESEAGDFHQRVYESYKRQALTEPQKWSVLDGSQSPEAILNQLIEVLTQRGLLK from the coding sequence ATGTTCTTAGTTTTTGAAGGTTTGGATGGTTCCGGAAAATCCACATTGATGAAAAATTTTAAGCTTTGGTTGGAGGATCACCGAGGCGACACCGTATATATGACTCGCGAACCTGGAGGCACTCCCTTAGGTGAAGAGATCCGCAAAGTGCTTTTAGAAATCAAAGGCGACACCGATTATAAAATTTCCCCACGTGCCGAACTTTTACTGTATGAAGCTAGTCGTGCTCAACATGTTGAGCAGGTGATCCGTCCTCGGGTGAATCGCGGGGAAGTGGTTCTGTGTGATCGTTTCACTGCCTCCTCTTTGGCCTTTCAAGCAGGGGGGCGCGAGCTTTTAGACGAACAGGTGGTGTGGCTCAATGAATTTGCCATTTCAGACTGCGCCCCAGATTTGCAAATTTTAGTGGACCTAGATTTTGCAGGCTGCCAGGAACGAAAAAGAAACTTAAATGAACCTTTAGACCGTATGGAATCTGAAGCGGGGGATTTTCATCAACGCGTTTATGAGTCTTACAAAAGACAAGCCCTTACTGAGCCGCAAAAATGGTCGGTACTAGATGGAAGCCAGAGCCCCGAAGCCATTTTGAATCAACTTATAGAAGTCTTAACCCAAAGAGGTCTTTTAAAGTGA
- a CDS encoding ABC transporter ATP-binding protein: MIKVSEVSKSYGQRKAIDNMSFEVQEGEVVGFLGPNGAGKTTTMKMLTGFMAPTQGQILIDGVDVFEDPLRAKKVMGYLPETPPLYVDMSVKKYLAYVSDLKGVKKEDKTKNIEYVIEKLKLEDVKNRMIKNLSKGYRQRVGIAQALVSKPKILILDEPTVGLDPTQVAEFRNLINELRGEHTIILSTHILSEVQATCERVIIINKGKIVAENSIDGLAHMMTGAKNLVLRVRKNTPEFIKHLQALSYVRAVEAEGPRLKVQCDETETALEKLAIETIEFKAGLLEIREEEVQLEKIFIELTHKQEAQA, encoded by the coding sequence ATGATTAAGGTTTCTGAAGTCAGCAAAAGTTATGGCCAAAGAAAAGCCATTGATAATATGAGTTTTGAAGTTCAAGAGGGTGAGGTCGTAGGATTCTTAGGTCCTAACGGTGCAGGCAAGACCACTACCATGAAGATGCTCACGGGCTTTATGGCTCCTACTCAAGGACAGATTTTAATTGATGGCGTGGATGTCTTTGAAGACCCTCTTCGTGCCAAAAAAGTGATGGGATATTTACCAGAAACACCTCCTCTTTATGTGGACATGTCGGTTAAAAAATATCTGGCGTATGTCAGTGACCTTAAGGGTGTAAAAAAAGAGGATAAGACTAAAAATATTGAATACGTCATTGAAAAGCTTAAGCTTGAAGATGTTAAAAATCGTATGATCAAAAATCTGTCCAAAGGCTATCGCCAAAGAGTTGGCATTGCACAGGCCTTAGTTTCAAAACCAAAAATTCTGATTCTAGACGAACCCACTGTGGGGCTTGACCCCACCCAAGTGGCGGAGTTCAGAAATTTGATCAACGAACTGCGCGGAGAGCACACCATCATTTTATCCACACACATCTTGTCAGAAGTGCAAGCCACATGTGAGCGTGTCATCATCATCAATAAAGGGAAGATCGTTGCAGAGAACAGCATCGACGGTCTGGCCCACATGATGACAGGGGCAAAAAACTTAGTTCTTCGAGTAAGGAAAAACACTCCAGAGTTCATCAAACACCTTCAGGCTTTAAGTTACGTGCGGGCCGTAGAGGCCGAGGGGCCACGTTTAAAAGTTCAGTGTGATGAAACTGAAACTGCCTTAGAAAAACTAGCCATAGAAACCATTGAGTTTAAGGCAGGACTTCTAGAAATCCGCGAAGAAGAAGTGCAACTAGAAAAGATATTTATTGAACTCACGCATAAACAGGAGGCTCAAGCATAA
- a CDS encoding AgmX/PglI C-terminal domain-containing protein, with the protein MKRTRPFPTTMLTLFAVVVIVSCVWGLRSLYFDLPPLKMEEGPTAEVSDDPTLRDLTLPKLFIYTSELKNEDPTTANTDSTASRKVTDNDLILKVIMQNKHRLQRCYENHLRNQPESRGEIYLALHMTPFGKVQTVRVEKSDFESDPLFASCLESVIKRLRFKFEKADKNFIVSIPLEFQ; encoded by the coding sequence ATGAAACGCACACGCCCTTTTCCAACCACAATGCTCACCCTCTTTGCGGTTGTAGTGATTGTGTCCTGTGTATGGGGGCTTAGGTCGCTGTATTTTGATCTTCCTCCATTAAAAATGGAAGAGGGGCCTACTGCGGAAGTTTCAGACGATCCCACGCTGAGGGACCTCACCTTGCCCAAACTTTTCATTTACACTTCAGAGCTTAAAAATGAAGATCCTACGACTGCAAATACGGACTCTACTGCAAGTCGCAAAGTCACAGACAATGATCTGATTCTTAAAGTCATCATGCAAAACAAACATCGTTTACAGAGATGTTATGAAAACCATCTACGAAACCAACCCGAAAGCCGTGGCGAGATCTATTTGGCCTTACACATGACTCCTTTTGGAAAGGTGCAAACCGTAAGGGTTGAAAAGTCGGACTTTGAGAGCGACCCTCTTTTTGCCTCTTGCCTAGAAAGCGTGATCAAACGTTTGCGTTTCAAATTTGAAAAGGCCGACAAAAACTTTATTGTTTCTATTCCCCTCGAATTTCAATAA
- a CDS encoding DUF4340 domain-containing protein: MKSKKNLILGFLLLAFFAFVGYEMYATVKDESISATADQITRIKSEDVVKVHIQYGQMDFQVVKTAEEWQVLAPAEDMADTESLVYWLDEVLGQEGRELQSGADINWEQYGLNDPIGTVTVFAKKNKSYQVTVGAKDTFDRQTYLKVVEDGNTKTPKLYVSASRWRALILKNHEEFQDLSLMSWNAQRWKNLEQISWTRSKDSFALVKEDKVWTLKPSASYPSDSAKIFSFLDDLRKFKSAGFVDETEAKSVVSQTPTLNIKAKFTGSNQESEEQSLSFYKVAKSNPQDQFDYFVYNSLRNKWFGLNKSFLQVVSPDTVDFLDFQFGVDIKAAHKLVISGLGIYEKKNNMWQESKEMVSKAQNGLSFDGAKVYKFLSDLSDFKAERFEPSIEPAKKNVLKEIELSGEGWRKHFVIYNQVGSSIARDNLEDCYLVVETGKDLPFWVQKKSIENLLLLEFYK; the protein is encoded by the coding sequence ATGAAGTCTAAAAAAAATCTAATTCTAGGTTTTTTACTTTTAGCTTTCTTTGCCTTTGTGGGATACGAAATGTATGCCACAGTAAAAGATGAGTCCATCAGTGCCACGGCAGACCAAATCACTCGGATCAAGTCAGAAGATGTGGTGAAGGTTCATATCCAGTATGGACAGATGGACTTTCAAGTCGTTAAAACCGCAGAAGAGTGGCAAGTCTTGGCCCCAGCAGAAGACATGGCTGACACCGAAAGTCTGGTGTACTGGTTAGATGAAGTTTTAGGACAAGAGGGGCGAGAGCTTCAGTCTGGCGCAGACATCAATTGGGAGCAGTATGGCTTAAATGATCCTATCGGGACGGTGACCGTCTTTGCAAAGAAAAATAAGAGCTATCAAGTGACTGTGGGAGCTAAGGACACTTTTGATCGTCAAACATATCTCAAAGTTGTGGAAGACGGAAACACGAAGACGCCTAAATTGTATGTGAGTGCTTCGCGTTGGCGCGCACTGATACTTAAAAACCATGAAGAGTTTCAAGATTTAAGTTTAATGTCTTGGAACGCTCAAAGATGGAAGAACTTAGAACAGATTTCATGGACCAGATCCAAAGACTCCTTTGCTCTGGTTAAAGAAGATAAAGTGTGGACCTTAAAACCCAGCGCATCTTATCCTTCGGACAGTGCAAAAATCTTTTCCTTTTTGGATGATCTAAGAAAGTTTAAAAGTGCGGGCTTTGTGGACGAAACAGAAGCCAAATCAGTGGTCAGCCAAACTCCAACCCTAAATATAAAGGCCAAATTCACAGGATCAAATCAAGAAAGTGAGGAGCAGAGTCTTAGTTTTTATAAGGTGGCCAAGTCCAATCCCCAAGATCAGTTTGATTATTTTGTCTACAATAGTTTACGTAATAAATGGTTTGGTTTGAACAAGTCTTTTTTACAAGTGGTGAGTCCTGATACAGTGGACTTTTTGGATTTCCAGTTTGGCGTGGACATTAAGGCCGCCCACAAATTGGTGATTTCTGGTCTTGGCATTTATGAAAAGAAAAACAACATGTGGCAAGAGTCTAAAGAGATGGTCTCTAAAGCTCAAAATGGTTTAAGTTTTGATGGGGCTAAAGTTTATAAATTTTTATCTGACCTCTCAGATTTTAAGGCCGAGCGATTTGAACCTTCCATCGAGCCTGCCAAAAAAAATGTTTTAAAAGAGATAGAACTCAGTGGCGAAGGGTGGCGTAAGCATTTCGTGATTTACAATCAAGTGGGTTCATCTATAGCCAGAGACAATTTAGAGGACTGCTACCTTGTGGTTGAAACAGGTAAGGACCTTCCCTTTTGGGTGCAAAAGAAATCTATTGAAAACCTTTTGTTGCTTGAGTTTTACAAATAG
- a CDS encoding GldG family protein, whose translation MVKKWAFLYLFVAAFCLALAGIPFLLGVWFPFLYLVVVLGLASFGAWVYYNRSQLVEFLGARSTKNGMSNGAIIFLGFLVLIGINFLSVRYNKSWDITKDQVNSLSAESFKVLDELDEPVSIIGYYQGKQHAAQRMVLKRIFKLYENAGVSKVKTELLDAHMAPSASADLTAEDFNKIVVVVKQGDKTERVAEPISEESITTAMIRLKTQIHSQVYFTMGHGERSPGDESGFGVSHLKQLLESRGFKVSDLSLFNAPDGKVPADASVLVIMGPKKDFLSKEMEILQEYVQRGGKLFVALDPEAEVNLSALFKPWGLEYNKHFVASFQSVMPLIVIGSEFDGGSPITDKFSNAQVLFPLSGSWTGDLEHETFQYEPLVKTNEYSFSVQAPQEIQRVMEEAQATGQIQGQVFDLGVMVTRRPEKPNPLDPHGVEAKDNESFLKDEKEGDPESFISVLFADSDFVSNEYIFNGFNKDLALNALTYLSGQKDLITIRSNEAQPTTIKLSPTGFNVASLFGLSVPFVFLVLTFVFWIRRRAM comes from the coding sequence ATGGTAAAGAAGTGGGCGTTTTTATATTTATTTGTAGCCGCTTTTTGTTTGGCCTTAGCGGGAATTCCTTTTTTATTAGGTGTATGGTTTCCATTTTTATATTTAGTGGTGGTGTTAGGGTTAGCCTCTTTTGGGGCTTGGGTGTATTACAATCGCTCACAGTTAGTGGAATTTCTCGGTGCGCGCTCGACTAAGAACGGAATGAGCAATGGGGCGATCATCTTCTTAGGGTTTTTAGTTTTGATTGGCATTAACTTTTTGTCAGTCCGTTATAATAAATCTTGGGACATCACCAAGGATCAAGTAAACAGCTTATCCGCAGAGTCCTTTAAAGTGTTAGATGAGCTAGATGAACCCGTAAGCATTATTGGATATTACCAAGGCAAACAGCACGCCGCTCAAAGAATGGTGCTTAAAAGAATTTTTAAACTTTATGAAAATGCAGGTGTAAGCAAAGTCAAAACAGAACTGCTAGATGCTCACATGGCCCCTTCAGCCAGTGCTGACTTAACGGCCGAAGATTTTAATAAGATCGTGGTTGTGGTTAAGCAAGGGGACAAAACAGAAAGAGTGGCTGAGCCCATTTCAGAAGAGTCCATCACGACGGCCATGATTCGTCTTAAAACCCAAATCCATAGCCAAGTGTATTTTACAATGGGTCATGGAGAGCGTTCGCCAGGTGACGAGTCAGGTTTTGGCGTTTCACATCTTAAACAACTTTTAGAATCCAGAGGCTTTAAGGTTTCTGACTTGTCTTTGTTTAATGCTCCAGACGGAAAGGTTCCTGCGGATGCTTCTGTTTTAGTGATCATGGGACCCAAAAAAGATTTTTTATCTAAAGAGATGGAAATCCTACAAGAGTATGTGCAAAGAGGGGGTAAATTATTTGTAGCCCTTGATCCTGAGGCCGAGGTGAACTTAAGCGCCCTCTTTAAACCTTGGGGACTGGAGTACAATAAACATTTTGTAGCCTCTTTTCAGTCTGTGATGCCTTTGATCGTGATTGGGTCTGAGTTTGATGGGGGTTCTCCTATCACAGATAAATTTTCTAATGCTCAAGTGCTCTTTCCTTTGTCGGGCTCATGGACAGGGGATTTAGAACATGAAACTTTTCAGTACGAACCTTTAGTGAAAACCAATGAATACAGTTTTTCTGTCCAAGCCCCTCAAGAGATTCAACGAGTGATGGAAGAGGCTCAAGCCACAGGTCAAATTCAAGGCCAAGTTTTTGATTTGGGAGTCATGGTCACTAGACGTCCTGAAAAACCAAATCCACTTGATCCCCATGGAGTAGAAGCCAAAGACAACGAATCTTTTCTTAAAGACGAGAAAGAGGGTGATCCTGAGAGTTTCATCTCTGTTCTTTTTGCTGACAGCGATTTTGTCTCTAATGAATATATTTTTAATGGTTTTAATAAAGATCTTGCTTTAAATGCTCTGACTTATTTGTCAGGACAAAAAGACCTGATCACAATTCGTTCCAATGAAGCCCAACCTACAACTATTAAACTCAGTCCTACAGGTTTTAATGTGGCGTCTTTATTTGGCTTATCAGTTCCTTTTGTGTTTTTGGTTTTAACATTTGTTTTTTGGATCAGAAGGAGAGCCATGTAA
- a CDS encoding phosphoglycerate kinase, whose amino-acid sequence MKSIIRSVEDFKFKNKNVFLRVDFNVPVKDGVIQDTRRIDEALPTIQYILENEGKIILASHFGRPKGKYNEEFSMAPIAEYLGETLKKDVILVEEPDSDAPKALFQGLKSNQIMMLENLRFLEGEEGNDTSLASQWASYTDIYINDAFGVSHRKHCSVDALPRLIKDRGMGFLIKKEIKYLSGLQKKPESPFCLILGGAKVSDKINIIENLLLKVDTFVVGGAMAYTFLKAQGIDVGSSLVEENLVSYARDLLRKLEYKNKKMLLPVDHIISKDLKNTQDATESKHIPSGFMGLDIGPKTLQIYAEELKKAKTVLWNGPMGVFEVPEFANGTKGICEVLSGLQDATTVVGGGDSASAAQMFGGNFTHISTGGGASLEYLEGKVLPGLKSLELTREEIAGLQRVEWVAAEYEDLEEDEPSSPASTVIRNKS is encoded by the coding sequence ATGAAATCCATAATTCGTTCAGTAGAAGATTTTAAATTCAAAAATAAAAATGTCTTTCTTCGTGTAGACTTTAACGTTCCTGTTAAAGACGGAGTGATTCAAGACACTCGACGCATTGATGAAGCCTTGCCTACGATCCAATATATTTTAGAAAACGAAGGCAAGATCATTTTAGCCTCTCACTTTGGTCGTCCTAAAGGCAAATACAACGAAGAATTTAGCATGGCACCCATTGCAGAGTACTTAGGTGAAACTCTTAAAAAAGATGTGATCCTAGTGGAAGAACCTGACAGTGATGCGCCTAAGGCTTTATTTCAAGGACTGAAAAGCAACCAGATCATGATGCTTGAAAATTTACGTTTTCTTGAAGGCGAAGAGGGCAACGACACGTCTTTAGCTAGCCAGTGGGCCTCTTACACCGACATTTATATCAATGACGCTTTTGGAGTTTCCCACCGCAAGCATTGCAGTGTGGATGCTTTGCCTCGTTTGATCAAAGATCGTGGGATGGGTTTTTTAATCAAAAAAGAGATCAAGTACCTTTCAGGTTTACAAAAAAAACCAGAGTCTCCGTTTTGTTTAATTCTAGGTGGTGCTAAGGTCAGTGATAAGATCAACATCATTGAAAATCTTTTATTAAAAGTGGACACCTTTGTTGTGGGTGGAGCCATGGCCTACACCTTTCTTAAGGCTCAAGGTATAGATGTAGGAAGCTCTTTGGTGGAAGAGAATTTAGTGTCTTACGCTAGGGACCTTTTAAGAAAGCTTGAATATAAAAATAAAAAAATGCTTTTGCCCGTAGACCACATCATTTCTAAAGATTTAAAAAACACACAAGACGCCACAGAGTCTAAACACATCCCTTCAGGATTTATGGGTTTAGATATTGGTCCAAAAACACTACAAATTTATGCCGAAGAATTAAAAAAAGCTAAAACTGTTTTATGGAACGGCCCCATGGGTGTATTTGAAGTCCCAGAATTTGCTAACGGCACAAAGGGCATCTGCGAAGTCCTAAGCGGATTGCAGGACGCTACAACTGTTGTGGGTGGAGGCGATTCTGCTTCTGCGGCGCAAATGTTTGGTGGGAACTTCACTCACATTTCCACAGGTGGTGGAGCGTCTTTAGAATATCTTGAAGGCAAAGTCCTACCAGGTCTTAAATCTCTAGAACTCACACGCGAAGAGATCGCGGGCTTGCAAAGAGTCGAGTGGGTGGCCGCTGAGTATGAAGACCTAGAAGAAGATGAACCTTCATCGCCAGCATCTACTGTGATTCGTAATAAATCGTAA
- the secG gene encoding preprotein translocase subunit SecG, whose amino-acid sequence MLTALTILHLFIAVLLILFVLLQDSKGDASGIIGGGGNQSVFGSTGASNFLVKATRTIAFFFAVSSIALVYVTTSKSGKSVIDSIPATSLQQEAPAVPGEAGVPAEETTASPALPENTN is encoded by the coding sequence ATGCTAACAGCTTTGACCATTTTACACTTATTCATCGCCGTACTTTTGATTTTATTTGTCCTTTTACAAGACTCTAAGGGCGACGCTTCAGGCATCATCGGCGGTGGTGGAAACCAGTCTGTTTTTGGTTCCACTGGGGCTTCTAATTTCTTAGTCAAAGCCACAAGAACCATTGCGTTTTTCTTTGCTGTTTCAAGTATTGCTCTGGTGTATGTCACCACCTCTAAATCTGGAAAGAGTGTGATTGATTCTATTCCCGCAACAAGCTTACAACAAGAAGCTCCCGCAGTTCCTGGTGAAGCGGGTGTGCCTGCTGAAGAGACCACAGCAAGCCCTGCTCTGCCAGAAAACACAAACTAG
- a CDS encoding TatD family hydrolase, whose protein sequence is MYWIDTHTHLDMLEQGAEAAIAHAESLNVRQFINIGTNADDHPRVLAVAQKFYPKVYCALGVHPHDAKDYALAQEFLKNNLDHKEVVAVGEIGLDYYYNHSSQTEQLAAFEQQLELAAEKNLPVEIHTRDAEAETIAMLKRYKDSVKGLLHCFTGTQWLADQALDIGFNISISGVVTFNKAEELRSVVKSVPLDRLHVETDAPFLAPVPLRGKKNEPAFMVHTAQKVADLKEVSLEELAKQVQINTQKLFPKIKVLEESHV, encoded by the coding sequence ATGTATTGGATAGACACCCACACGCACTTAGATATGTTAGAGCAAGGTGCAGAAGCCGCCATTGCCCACGCGGAAAGTTTGAATGTGCGCCAGTTCATCAATATTGGGACCAATGCCGACGATCATCCGCGAGTTTTGGCTGTGGCTCAGAAGTTTTATCCTAAAGTGTACTGCGCTTTGGGTGTGCATCCCCATGATGCCAAAGACTACGCTTTAGCCCAAGAGTTTTTAAAAAATAATTTAGACCACAAAGAGGTGGTCGCAGTGGGTGAAATTGGCCTTGATTATTATTACAACCACTCTTCACAGACCGAACAGTTAGCGGCTTTTGAACAGCAGCTTGAGTTAGCGGCAGAAAAGAATCTCCCTGTGGAGATTCACACCCGAGATGCAGAGGCTGAGACCATTGCGATGCTGAAAAGATACAAAGATTCTGTCAAAGGACTTCTGCACTGTTTTACAGGAACGCAGTGGCTTGCGGACCAAGCCTTAGATATTGGATTTAATATTTCAATCAGTGGTGTGGTGACCTTCAATAAGGCCGAAGAGTTACGCAGTGTCGTGAAATCTGTGCCTTTAGACCGTTTACATGTGGAAACGGATGCGCCATTCTTAGCTCCTGTGCCTTTGCGTGGAAAGAAGAATGAACCTGCCTTTATGGTGCACACAGCCCAAAAAGTTGCGGATTTAAAAGAGGTTTCACTTGAAGAACTGGCAAAACAAGTGCAAATAAATACTCAAAAGTTATTCCCAAAAATTAAAGTCTTGGAGGAGTCCCATGTCTAA
- a CDS encoding ABC transporter permease subunit: MGIWVIYKKEVKTFFTSPWFCFVFFLVTFLLSILYLMSLENFAQMSLMPGQGQPPLNIHTFVFMPHLNWLYLTFLVLIPLLTMRTLSEEKKERTMDLLLTSPLTSLDIVLGKFFACWTAVLSIVGVTFLFPLATSLVADFDWGPLWGSYLGMVLLTAFNVSLCLIASALTESALLSGFLGFLFILSTMVVGSGVGKFSNPILSAIFEQMALVLHLEDFFQGTLDISAFVYLISAVVFFCFITQRVVESARWR, encoded by the coding sequence ATGGGTATCTGGGTGATTTATAAAAAAGAAGTGAAGACATTTTTTACCAGTCCGTGGTTTTGTTTTGTATTTTTTCTGGTGACGTTTTTACTTTCTATTCTGTATTTGATGAGTTTAGAAAATTTTGCGCAAATGTCATTGATGCCTGGGCAAGGGCAACCGCCTTTAAACATTCACACATTTGTATTCATGCCACATTTGAATTGGTTGTATCTGACGTTTTTGGTTCTGATTCCTTTATTGACCATGAGAACTTTGTCTGAAGAGAAAAAAGAACGCACTATGGACCTTCTTCTCACATCACCTTTGACGTCTTTGGACATTGTACTTGGAAAGTTTTTTGCGTGCTGGACGGCGGTGCTTTCTATTGTGGGCGTGACCTTTTTATTTCCACTGGCCACATCTCTTGTGGCAGACTTTGATTGGGGGCCTTTATGGGGTTCTTATTTAGGCATGGTGCTGTTAACGGCTTTTAACGTGTCTTTGTGTTTGATCGCTTCAGCATTGACAGAGTCGGCACTCTTAAGTGGATTTTTAGGATTTTTATTTATTCTTTCAACTATGGTCGTAGGATCAGGTGTGGGGAAGTTTTCTAATCCGATTCTCTCTGCAATTTTTGAACAGATGGCTTTGGTGTTACATTTAGAAGATTTTTTTCAAGGAACATTGGACATCAGCGCTTTTGTGTATTTGATCAGTGCCGTGGTGTTCTTTTGTTTTATCACACAAAGAGTCGTTGAATCGGCAAGGTGGAGGTAA
- the gap gene encoding type I glyceraldehyde-3-phosphate dehydrogenase → MSKLKVGINGFGRIGRQAMRLGFEDVEIVAINGMMSAAEMAHLIKYDSVHGVWNADINATEEELTVNGKKIHLSAERDPANIDWKSYGVDVVLECTGAFKKKEDFEKHLTAGAKKVMVSAPAPGADFTLVYGVNHTQYNSKAHSIISNASCTTNCLAPLAKVLNDEFGIVKGLMTTVHSYTNDQRILDGNHKDLRRARAAAVSMIPTTTGAAKTVGKILPELEGKIDGFSVRVPTPNVSLVDFTFESAKTTSIEEVNAALTKAAQSSELKGILAVETAPLVSVDFNGRKESSMVDLPSTMVMSGNLVKVLSWYDNEVGFSQRMIDMCKYMAEKGI, encoded by the coding sequence ATGTCTAAATTAAAAGTTGGTATCAACGGTTTTGGTCGTATTGGTCGTCAGGCGATGAGATTAGGTTTTGAAGATGTGGAAATTGTAGCCATCAACGGGATGATGAGTGCGGCAGAGATGGCCCACTTGATCAAGTATGACTCTGTCCACGGGGTATGGAACGCAGACATTAACGCCACCGAAGAAGAACTGACTGTGAATGGTAAAAAGATTCATCTTTCTGCAGAAAGAGACCCTGCCAATATTGATTGGAAGTCTTATGGTGTGGATGTTGTTTTAGAATGTACAGGAGCTTTCAAAAAGAAAGAAGATTTTGAAAAGCATCTCACTGCAGGTGCAAAAAAAGTGATGGTGTCAGCCCCAGCTCCTGGTGCGGACTTCACTTTGGTGTATGGAGTGAATCACACACAGTATAACAGTAAAGCCCATAGCATCATCAGTAATGCGTCTTGTACGACCAACTGTCTTGCGCCTTTGGCTAAAGTTTTAAATGATGAGTTTGGCATTGTGAAAGGTCTAATGACTACGGTGCACTCTTACACCAATGATCAGCGCATTTTAGATGGCAATCACAAAGACTTAAGACGTGCGCGTGCGGCGGCGGTGTCTATGATTCCTACGACTACGGGGGCGGCAAAGACTGTGGGTAAAATTTTGCCAGAGCTTGAGGGCAAGATTGATGGATTTTCTGTTCGTGTCCCCACACCCAACGTCTCTTTAGTGGACTTTACTTTTGAGTCTGCCAAAACCACTTCTATCGAAGAGGTGAATGCGGCTTTGACTAAAGCGGCTCAGTCTTCTGAGTTAAAAGGAATTTTAGCAGTAGAGACGGCTCCACTTGTCAGTGTGGATTTTAATGGCCGCAAAGAAAGCTCCATGGTGGATTTGCCTTCTACGATGGTGATGTCAGGCAACTTAGTGAAAGTTTTATCTTGGTATGACAACGAGGTTGGATTTTCACAAAGAATGATTGATATGTGTAAGTACATGGCAGAAAAAGGCATCTAA